The following proteins are encoded in a genomic region of Coffea eugenioides isolate CCC68of chromosome 6, Ceug_1.0, whole genome shotgun sequence:
- the LOC113774958 gene encoding myb-related protein 306 → MGRPPCCDKVGIKKGPWTPEEDIILVSYIQEHGPGNWRSVPTNTGLLRCSKSCRLRWTNYLRPGIKRGNFTPHEEGMIIHLQALLGNKWAAIASYLPQRTDNDIKNYWNTHLKKKIKRFQAGSDPQILSDSSTATINQLVSKAFCDDGKHNNTSAALKLNQNTTVYASSAENISRLLEGWMKSSPRSNNITNSPTGGDKTRATGDSVASISVKCCRPVTQDDQEAGNSSMVPKDEIESILSFDNLSGLAWEKSSSDDSTQKGSETSGNEEKIIMSSDHHAYEQKPKLENNPPLSFLENWLLDEAAAQVEGVMEIPSIF, encoded by the exons ATGGGAAGACCTCCTTGCTGTGACAAAGTTGGCATCAAGAAAGGTCCATGGACCCCTGAAGAAGACATCATCTTGGTATCTTACATCCAAGAACATGGTCCTGGAAATTGGAGATCAGTACCGACTAACACTG GGCTGCTGAGATGCAGCAAAAGTTGCAGGCTTAGATGGACCAATTACTTGAGGCCTGGGATCAAAAGGGGCAACTTCACTCCCCATGAAGAAGGAATGATAATCCATCTTCAAGCTTTACTGGGAAACAA ATGGGCAGCCATCGCCTCCTATCTTCCACAGCGAACAGATAATGATATAAAGAATTATTGGAATACTCATCTGAAGAAGAAGATCAAAAGATTTCAAGCAGGTTCTGATCCCCAAATCTTATCGGATTCAAGCACAGCGACAATCAATCAGTTGGTTTCAAAGGCGTTTTGTGACGATGGAAAGCATAATAATACTTCTGCAGCTCTAAAGCTAAACCAGAACACCACAGTATATGCCTCAAGTGCAGAAAACATTTCCAGGCTTTTAGAAGGATGGATGAAATCTTCTCCAAGGTCAAATAACATCACTAATTCGCCAACAGGAGGTGACAAAACCCGTGCAACAGGAGATTCAGTGGCTTCTATTTCTGTTAAATGCTGTAGGCCTGTAACTCAGGATGATCAAGAGGCAGGTAATAGTAGTATGGTGCCAAAAGATGAAATTGAGTCCATTTTGTCATTTGACAACCTGAGTGGGCTGGCTTGGGAAAAATCATCTTCTGATGATTCTACTCAAAAGGGTTCTGAGACCAGTGGAAATGAGGAGAAGATCATCATGTCAAGTGATCATCATGCTTATGAACAAAAGCCAAAGCTGGAAAATAATCCTCCTTTGTCATTTCTTGAAAATTGGCTCTTGGATGAAGCTGCTGCTCAAGTTGAAGGAGTGATGGAAATCCCATCAATATTCTGA